Sequence from the Maribellus comscasis genome:
ACTTTGAAACCCATTTCATGGAGTGTATCAACCAATGCTTTGGGATTGGAAAAACGCCCTGGGTGAAAATCCCATTTTCCGTAATCTTCCTGCCAGTTATCATCGATCATAAAAACGCCAGGTTCAAAGCCACTATTGAGGATTTGCCGGGCATAATCCAAAATATCTTTTTGATTCTGGTCGTACATTAATTCAATCCATGTATTGTATTGTGGTTCCGCAAATAATGATTCATCGGGTAATTTACCAGATGCAGGGAAAAATTTTTTCGATGCATATGAATATCCATCTTTCAATGTTTCTCCTGCATGTATAAAAACCAATGATGAATCCGGCGATATTATACATAATGTATCACTATTTACTTCTATCCCGAATGAGTTTTCAGACCAAATAACATGCCCCCTATTTGATAACAATAACGGTTGAACTTGATTGCCATAATTATTTGCAAGGTTTGCATTATAACCATTCTTCAACGGCATTATATCTGCCTGAGCAATAAGACCTGTCCACCAAAAGGTATTAGGATCGTTACAAATTTTGATTTGACATCGAGTTTCCTTTTGAGCGTTGCAGATTGTTGAAAACAAAAAAAGTAGAATAAAAAAATATAGATGAGTCACCTGATCTTTGTACCGATTAACTTCTGCGAGTAGTATGGAATAATTCACAAGAGACATAAGGATTATCAAAACTGAAAATGAAGACTTCTTTCGCATTGAAATAATCTTATAAAATTTATATCTATCCAAATAAATATTAGAGTAAAATGCTCAAAATCAGCCCTGCTCGATATTTTACAATAAAGTAAGCAGGGCTGTATTATTTTTAGATATTCTTGCCAATAAGTATTTTAATGTACATTTCCCCTTATCAACATAATAGATACATTCTATGGAAATATCTAATAATTTGGGTTTTGCGTAATGTTATTATTTAAATCTATCTCGTCTTGAGGAATAGGCCAAAGGTAATCTCTATCAGGATCAAATTGCCTGGTAACACCCAAATTCCATATCTTGTTTTCTCCAGTATCTTCATCAATATATTGGAAACCTTCAACTAATCCAGCCTTTTTCTCACCTTCTTTCCACCTATATAAATCAAAAATACGGAGCCCCTCGAAAGCCAGTTCGACACAGCGTTCATTTTTTATAATCTTATTCAATTCGTCTTTTGACTTACCTGTTGTTATTGAGGGCATCCCAACTCTATTTCTTATTTCATTAATAGCATTATATACGGTTTCATCAATATCATTCATCTCTATTTTTGCTTCGGCATACATCAACAGGATATCAGCATAACGCAATAATATTGCATCAATAGAGCCTTGGCTAGGACTATCATTATCACTATCATAGTCAATATATTTTCGAATATTCCAACCATGAGAAGTAGCGTCATCTTGTGAATTAACCTTATCACTTGACTGATTTTCTTCATATGGGTAAGAATTAAACACCAATGATTGAGAAACTAGAGAGCCTGGATAATATGCAGTGTATGTCCATCTTGGATCAATATTTGCGTATGGATTATCTTCGTCTTTTTCTCCGTTATATTCATACATTTCAAATAATTTTCGAGTTGGTTCCGCTAATGATATTCCGCCGATAGAAACAGGACCTGTATCAAAAGCATAGTGAACATTACTCTCTTTGGCGTATTGCCGAGACAAGATAATCTCGCTGGAATTTTCTCCAGCATACTTAAATAAATCACCATAATCAGGAAGCAGACTATAAATATCTAAATCCATTACTGCCTTAGCTGCTTTAGCCGCCTCACTCCATTTTTCGTTCCTTAAACACAATCTGGCTTTTAAGCCTAATGCTGCACCTTTTGTTATTCTACCAATGTTTTCAGAATCATATTCAAGAGGAAGCCAGTTGCTGTCAACGACCATATCAAGGTCATCAATAATAGTAGCGATAATCTCTTCTTTCGAGGTTTCAGAAATATGATCGTCAATATTTAATGTTTCCAAAGTTAAGGGTACATCACCCCATAAACTAGTTAGGTTTATATAAAAATATGACCTGAGAACTATTGCTTCAGCTCTTATTCTATCGAAAAGATCTTCATCTATATCTTTTATATTACCAATATTTGAGAGTAAAACATTACATCTTCGAATTCCCTGGTAATACCTCGTCCAGACTGAAATCACATCACTATCAAGGGCATCATGAGACCCCATACTTAATTGATACCAATCATTATAGCTATTTCTTATATACCCAATGTCTGTAATACCATCCAAGGTAACTACCATATTAAAATCATCTAAATCGCGATAAATAGCATTAACAGCTAATATCGCATCATTTTCTTGCTCCCAGAAAACATTATCGTCAACCGAATCTGTTGGATAGAAATCCAACGAATCTTCACAACTAAACATTAGACAGAGAATATAACCAATAAGTAGATATTTAAAGATATATATTTTTGATTCCATATTTATTTTTTTTAAAAGGTTACGTTTAAACCAAGAACTATACTTTTCGCTTGTGGAACATAACGGAGTCTTACATTAGAGGGAAATTCCGGATCTACCCATTTAGCCCTTGTAAATGTTATTTGGTTCTCACCAGCTATATAAAACCTCAACTTAGATATATTAATTTTTTGAAGAAAATTTGTATTTAACGAATATCCGATCTGGAAATTTTTTAAACGCAAATAACTGGTATCTTCAATCCAGAAATCAGAAATTTGTGTATTCCAGTTAATTCCATAACGAATTTTCGGCATACTACCATCAGGATTCTGCGTTGGATGGTAACGATCTAACATTTCCTTCACCGTATAGCATTGCCAGTTTGGTCCCTGGATTAGCCCACTATTATTTAGACCTTGATATTTTAAGACTCCTTGCCAAAACATTGCGAAGTCGAATCCCTTATACGATATATTAGAATTTATACCAATCGAATATCTAGGATCCGAATTACCAATTACTACACGATCCTCTGAATTTATTTTTTCATCTCCATTGGTGTCTTCATATATCATATCACCTAAAGTCACACCTTCATTGATCTTAGTGGGATATTTGGACAAATCATCTTCTGATAAGTACAATCCAAGAGATTTATATCCATACAAAGTGTTTATAGAATACCCCTCCTGCCAAATATATGGACTATCGTGGTAAGGACCTGTACCTTTCAAATCTTCAATTTTATTAATAAAATCAGATAAACTTAATGAGATTGAATATTTCAATTCCCTCGAAGATGAACTTCCAAAATAATTAGCTTGCAGTTCCCATCCATGATTTGTGACAATTCCTGCATTTTGCACAGGTGCATCTATTCCAATGGAAGGAGCAATAGGCAATTCTAAGAGAATATCATAAGTTTTCCTCCAAAAATAATCTCCGGTAAAAGAAACCTTACCATTCCACAATTCTACATCAATTCCAATATCAGTCATCGTTGTTGTTTCCCATGTAATATCAGAGTTGGGAGCTATTGTCTGAGCTGCACCGACAACCAGATCGTCATTAAAGCTGTATCCCTGATCCAGGCTATAGTAACCAACATTCCGATATAATGGAATGCCCTGATTACCCAGTTGTCCCCAAGACGCTCTTAGTTTTAAATCTGAGATTACATTTTTTGCCTTGAAAAAGTTTTCCTCAGAAATACGCCATCCCGCAGAGAAGGATGGGAACAATCCATATTTATTCCCTTTTGAGAATCGGGAAGAACCATCGTATCGAACATTTGCCTCAATTAGATATTTATTTTTAATCGAATAATTAAATCTTCCAAAGAATGATCTAAGCCTCCATTCACTTGAGGTGCCTCCATTTCCAATATTTGTACTCTCTCCGCCATCTAGTTCTCGGATTTCATTACTATAAAATCCATCCCTACTTGCATTAAGGGACCTCTCTTTACTTCCAATTTCCTGGAAACCAAGCAATAATTTATATTCATTATTAAAAAGCTTGTTGTCATAATCTATTGTTAAGTTGTAATTAGGTTCAAAATTCCTCTCTCTGTTTTCTTCTAAGTAATTTTCAACCCACCAACTGCCTACAGATATTGCTTCTCCAGTAAAATAATCCTCTATTTCCAATTTATTCCTAAATAAACGCTCTTCCAAGAAAGTATTGACAATACTTACAGAACCTTTGATTTTTAGATTGTTTAATAATTGATAATTTAATCCTATTGTCCCAACAAAATCGAAGTAATCTTTTGTATGGGTACCTGATTTGTGAATTAAAGCGTATGGATTCCAAACTCCTACAAAATCATAGGAATCATTCGGATAAACAGCAACTATTGCCTGATTGGTATGTATAACGCCCTGAACCATTTGTTCAGGAGTTCTTCCTACTCCTTTTCGATGTCTGCTACGATACATCAAATCCGCGATTAGTTCCATCTTTTTATTAAGGTTAATATTCGAGTTTAGACGAAAACTATAGCGTTTATAATTATGATTTTTTATGATAGCATCTTGGTCTAAATAATTGGCTGATAATGAGATCTTTCCAAAATCACTTCCTGCAGATATATTTAGCGAGTGATTCTGTTGAAACGCCTGATCGTCAAATACTATATCTGCCCAATCAGAGTATGGATATATATATGGATTACTACCATTCTCAACATTTGTTATCCATTCTTCACTATAAGGAGCACTTTGCCCTATATTTTCAAATGCTTCATTCTGTAGCCTCAAATAGTCTCCCGGAGATACAGCTTCAGGCCAGATACATCTTGATTGGAATCCTACGTAGTTATCGTATATCACTCTCGCTCCTTTTTCGATTCCCCTTTTGGTAGTAACCAATATAACACCATTTCCTGCTCTTGCTCCATAAATAGAAGCGGATGAAGCATCTTTCAAAACAGAAATTGACTCAATTTCGTTAGCGGGGATGTCAGATAAAGACTGAGGGATGCCATCAACTAATACCAAGGGGTTAGAGTCATTAAGTGTACCTGTACCTCTAATTCTAATTATAACATCCTCATCACCTGTAATACCTCCATGATTTTGAATATTTAAACCCGGAGCAACTCCTTGTAAAGCTAAGGCTGAATTAGCTACAGGACGTGCCTCTAACTCATCTCCTTTAAGTGCACTTACGGCTCCTGTAATGTCCTTTTTTCTCATTGTTCCGTATCCAATGGCCACAACCTCATCAATACCAATGTTCTCTTCTGAGAGAACAACATTAATAGTTGCCTTCCCGTCAACAAGAATTTCCTGTGCCTTCATCCCCACAAAAGAAAACTGTAATGTTGCATTTTCAGGGACATTTGAAATGTAATATCCCCCATCTGCATTAGTAACCGTGCCATTAGTTGTTCCTTTTATTACTACTGTTACCCCGGGTAACGGGATTCCAGAGGAGTCGGTAACCTTACCGGAAATAGTAATCTGGGATTGTTGGATTTTGTTTTCGGCAGATGCATTTTTATCAGATATAACAACATATCTGTCAATAATTTTGTAAGAAAGTTGGTTTGGATTCAGAATTACAGAAAGAACCTTATCAAGCTTTTCTTCTTTTACATTTATCGATATCTTTTCATCCCGATTTAGAGATGATTTAGAAAAAGCAAATCTAAATTCTGTTTGTTCTTCGATTAATTCAAGGAGATCGCCAACTGATATGTCTTTGTAGTGAAGGCTCAGCTTCGTATTCTGAGAATAAACTCCTGCAGAAACAAGCATAGTAGAAACTAAAATTAAAAAGAAAGTCAGTTTCATAATTTTTAACAGTTTTTGCAACCAGGCGCATTTCCTCCTGGTTGGTTTTTCAAAGTTTTTTTTCATAAATTTGATCGATTTTTAATATTAAAGAAATCATTATTTAAAGGGTAAGCAGAATCGTGCCAACTTTTGCTGCTTACCTTTTTTTATTTCCTGCTGATTACATATTCATCATCGTTTTGTTTTACATTAATGTCCATTGCTTCATCCATTATTTCAAATAATCTTTGTATAGATTCATCTTTTTTAAGTTTTACATTTAAACTTTCGCCTTCAAAATCGTCGAGGTTATATTCAATTTTAACATCATACCAACGTTCTACTTTTTTGAATACCTCATCTATCGGTTCATTTTCAAATATGAGCTCTCCCTCAAGCCAATATATTTCATATTGTGATAATGTATTCGTAATTACTGCAGTATTCCCCTTTTTATTAAACAATGCTTTTTCACCCGGCTTCATCCTCATTTTCTTCTCTTTTCCTTCATTAGAGAAGTAAATTAACTCCACCACTCCTTCGTTAAGGAATGTTGAAGCATACGGCTCTTCTTTATATGTTTCAATATTAAATTCCGTACCTATTGCTTTTACACTAAAATCAGAAGTTTCGACTATAAATGGATATTTTTGCCTTTTTGCTACTTTAAAGAATGCCTCTCCGTTTAATCTCAGGTTACGGTTTGATGCATTAAAATCAGTTGCATATTCCAGTTTTGAGTCTACATTTAGCCAGACTTCAGAACCATCGGGTAAATAAACATGAGATTGTTCACCTTTCGCTGTAGCTAAAACCATTTCTGAGGATTTGTATTTTGGATTTAATAAAAGCCATATGCTCAAAACTAATAATGGAATAGCAAGCATAGCAGCAACTTTTTGCGTCCGGTTCAATAAAACCTTAATCCGGTATGATTTTGATTGTTTCTCATATTGTTTTATCCGTTCGAAGATGCCTTCTACAGAAATATCAAAATTTACATTTTCAGCCTGTTGCCAATTCGAAAACAGCCATTGCTCCGTAATTTGGTCGTCCCTAGTTTTCTCTAACCATTTCTCCAAATTGCGAATCTCATCGCCCCCTAAGTAACTATTACTGTAGAGACGGTTAATTATTTCAATTATATTCTGAGGTACATTCATATGATATATGTCTTCACTATTATAATATGCTTTAAGAGATTGTTTCCGTGATTCGATGGAATATTTTTTTTAAAAAATTAATTTAAATTTTCCTTCAACTATATTGAGTTTTTTACCGATGGGGGAGTATAACTTATATATAGCCAGCACAGTTTCAAAAAAACTTTCAGAAAAACAAGGATAAGAAAACAAATATTGTTTTCCGGAGATTTTCTTTTAAGTAAGAAAGTGCTTTGCGTATTTGTGTATCAACAGTATGTTCACTTATAGATAATTTTTTTGCAATTTCTTTATAACTTAATCCTTCGTAACGACTTAGTTTGAATACTTCCTTTCGCTTATCCGGCATTGATTCGATTAATTGAGCTAATAATAACTTTAATTCATTATACTCAATTTGATTTTGTGTTGAATTATCATTTTCATTTATGAAGAAGCCTAATTCTTCTATATATTTCCTCCTCACTATTTGCTTACGAAGATGCATGAATAATTCGTTACGGGCCATTGTATAAAGCAGTGCATTTAAAGACTTACCTGTATCGAGTTTTTTTCTGTATAACCATAGGTTTGCAAAAACATCCTGTATAATATTTTCTGCTTCTTCGCTGGTTGGTAAGCTTTTATTAATAAAGTCAAACAGTTTTCCCTTGTACTTGTAAAAAATAAGTTCAAATGCCACTTTATCGCCTTTCTTAAGGCGTAATAACAGGTCTTCTTCTTTATTTAAATGAATTGTTCCCAATGAGATAAGACACTAAAATAGAAAACAAAGATAAAAATCAAATTTCAGAACGC
This genomic interval carries:
- a CDS encoding RagB/SusD family nutrient uptake outer membrane protein — encoded protein: MESKIYIFKYLLIGYILCLMFSCEDSLDFYPTDSVDDNVFWEQENDAILAVNAIYRDLDDFNMVVTLDGITDIGYIRNSYNDWYQLSMGSHDALDSDVISVWTRYYQGIRRCNVLLSNIGNIKDIDEDLFDRIRAEAIVLRSYFYINLTSLWGDVPLTLETLNIDDHISETSKEEIIATIIDDLDMVVDSNWLPLEYDSENIGRITKGAALGLKARLCLRNEKWSEAAKAAKAVMDLDIYSLLPDYGDLFKYAGENSSEIILSRQYAKESNVHYAFDTGPVSIGGISLAEPTRKLFEMYEYNGEKDEDNPYANIDPRWTYTAYYPGSLVSQSLVFNSYPYEENQSSDKVNSQDDATSHGWNIRKYIDYDSDNDSPSQGSIDAILLRYADILLMYAEAKIEMNDIDETVYNAINEIRNRVGMPSITTGKSKDELNKIIKNERCVELAFEGLRIFDLYRWKEGEKKAGLVEGFQYIDEDTGENKIWNLGVTRQFDPDRDYLWPIPQDEIDLNNNITQNPNY
- a CDS encoding TonB-dependent receptor, whose protein sequence is MKKNFEKPTRRKCAWLQKLLKIMKLTFFLILVSTMLVSAGVYSQNTKLSLHYKDISVGDLLELIEEQTEFRFAFSKSSLNRDEKISINVKEEKLDKVLSVILNPNQLSYKIIDRYVVISDKNASAENKIQQSQITISGKVTDSSGIPLPGVTVVIKGTTNGTVTNADGGYYISNVPENATLQFSFVGMKAQEILVDGKATINVVLSEENIGIDEVVAIGYGTMRKKDITGAVSALKGDELEARPVANSALALQGVAPGLNIQNHGGITGDEDVIIRIRGTGTLNDSNPLVLVDGIPQSLSDIPANEIESISVLKDASSASIYGARAGNGVILVTTKRGIEKGARVIYDNYVGFQSRCIWPEAVSPGDYLRLQNEAFENIGQSAPYSEEWITNVENGSNPYIYPYSDWADIVFDDQAFQQNHSLNISAGSDFGKISLSANYLDQDAIIKNHNYKRYSFRLNSNINLNKKMELIADLMYRSRHRKGVGRTPEQMVQGVIHTNQAIVAVYPNDSYDFVGVWNPYALIHKSGTHTKDYFDFVGTIGLNYQLLNNLKIKGSVSIVNTFLEERLFRNKLEIEDYFTGEAISVGSWWVENYLEENRERNFEPNYNLTIDYDNKLFNNEYKLLLGFQEIGSKERSLNASRDGFYSNEIRELDGGESTNIGNGGTSSEWRLRSFFGRFNYSIKNKYLIEANVRYDGSSRFSKGNKYGLFPSFSAGWRISEENFFKAKNVISDLKLRASWGQLGNQGIPLYRNVGYYSLDQGYSFNDDLVVGAAQTIAPNSDITWETTTMTDIGIDVELWNGKVSFTGDYFWRKTYDILLELPIAPSIGIDAPVQNAGIVTNHGWELQANYFGSSSSRELKYSISLSLSDFINKIEDLKGTGPYHDSPYIWQEGYSINTLYGYKSLGLYLSEDDLSKYPTKINEGVTLGDMIYEDTNGDEKINSEDRVVIGNSDPRYSIGINSNISYKGFDFAMFWQGVLKYQGLNNSGLIQGPNWQCYTVKEMLDRYHPTQNPDGSMPKIRYGINWNTQISDFWIEDTSYLRLKNFQIGYSLNTNFLQKINISKLRFYIAGENQITFTRAKWVDPEFPSNVRLRYVPQAKSIVLGLNVTF
- a CDS encoding FecR family protein → MNVPQNIIEIINRLYSNSYLGGDEIRNLEKWLEKTRDDQITEQWLFSNWQQAENVNFDISVEGIFERIKQYEKQSKSYRIKVLLNRTQKVAAMLAIPLLVLSIWLLLNPKYKSSEMVLATAKGEQSHVYLPDGSEVWLNVDSKLEYATDFNASNRNLRLNGEAFFKVAKRQKYPFIVETSDFSVKAIGTEFNIETYKEEPYASTFLNEGVVELIYFSNEGKEKKMRMKPGEKALFNKKGNTAVITNTLSQYEIYWLEGELIFENEPIDEVFKKVERWYDVKIEYNLDDFEGESLNVKLKKDESIQRLFEIMDEAMDINVKQNDDEYVISRK
- a CDS encoding RNA polymerase sigma factor, producing the protein MGTIHLNKEEDLLLRLKKGDKVAFELIFYKYKGKLFDFINKSLPTSEEAENIIQDVFANLWLYRKKLDTGKSLNALLYTMARNELFMHLRKQIVRRKYIEELGFFINENDNSTQNQIEYNELKLLLAQLIESMPDKRKEVFKLSRYEGLSYKEIAKKLSISEHTVDTQIRKALSYLKENLRKTIFVFLSLFF